GAGCAACAGCACGTCCCGTTCTCCGTGGTGGAGCTGGACGGCGGCACGCTGGTCGGCACCGCGGTGCTGTGGAACATCGACAACCACAACCGGTCCGCGCACATCGGCCTTGGACTGCTGCCGTCCTCCCGCGGCAAGGGCTACGGCACCGACGTGGTCGCGGTGCTGTGCCACTACGGTTTCGTCGTGCGCGGCCTGCAGCGTCTGCAGATCGAGACGCTGTCGGACAACGCCGCGATGCTGCGCTCAGCCGAGCGCAACGGCTTCGTCCGCGAGGGCGTGCTGCGCTCCTCGGCCTGGGTGATGGGCGAGTTCCTGGACGACGTGCTGCTCGGGCTCCTCGTCCAGGACTGGAAGTGGGACTCGAAGGGCTAGGCTGCCGCCTGTCGTTCAAGGGCGGACCGCGGAGCAGACATGGACGACCGAGGGCCAGGACGGCGACGTGGTCCCGCGCGGGCCGTGGGCCCTGTTCGCCGACCGACAGACGAACCGCCCAGGCCGAGGCCGCGTATCAAGACGTGGAGGTCCTTGTCGGGCCGCCACCGCTGGGGCGTCAAGCGCGCCGTGTCCTGGCTCAATGGCTGCCGCTGCCTGCACAGGCGCTACGAGCGCAAAGCCGAGGACTTCCTGGCCTTCGTCGGCATCGCCAGCGTCCTGACCTGCTACTGCCGCTACGACTGAGACGACCTCCAAATGGCCAACTCAGCCTGGAACAGCACGGCGGCAGAACCCCCGCCGGCGTATTCGCCCGCACCGGCCAACGCCTCCTCGCCCCGGCAGCCGGCATCTGGCATCTGGCATCTGGCACAACTGGAACATCGGCGCCAAGGTCAAACGATCTATGATCGCGTATGCCACTGAGAGCTCGGACTCACTCATCCAGGACTCTCGGGTAGGCGGGGCATGCGGCATCCTCGGACAGCCGGAAGGGAACGCCGGTGAGCTTCTCTGACAGCTCCCACAGCCGGTGGGCGGTGGCGGTGTCACGGATGGCGCGCTCCCGGTTGCGCAGGACCGGCTCGCCGCGTAGCTGCAGCGGCCCGTCGGGCACGACATACGATCCGCCCGGCAGGTCCGGGACGGTCGCGGCGTACAGGGAGGTCTTGGCGCCTTCGGGGGTTGGGCGGAAGGCGACGCGGACCAGCAGCCGGGTCAACGCTCCATAGAGTCGGCCGCGGTTGCCGTTGGCGCCGCCGGTGAGAACGTTGGTGCGGGTGAGTCCCGGGGCGACGGCCATGCTGCGCAGCCTCAGGCCG
This portion of the Streptomyces sp. NBC_01750 genome encodes:
- a CDS encoding GNAT family N-acetyltransferase; translated protein: MLRGSKVGLRARHEDDIPILQTELYDDVVNYSRSEVRPWRPITPGSKDSRLVVDDKEQQHVPFSVVELDGGTLVGTAVLWNIDNHNRSAHIGLGLLPSSRGKGYGTDVVAVLCHYGFVVRGLQRLQIETLSDNAAMLRSAERNGFVREGVLRSSAWVMGEFLDDVLLGLLVQDWKWDSKG